A genomic window from Cucumis melo cultivar AY chromosome 8, USDA_Cmelo_AY_1.0, whole genome shotgun sequence includes:
- the LOC103485062 gene encoding auxilin-like protein 1 isoform X4 produces MDNLSHSRLPNRGSTSLSKKICNGSNGGGPFVAQTIYDDVYGGPPKFGVSALSPRFEDYGEIFGSFHALRASSIPILDLPAVNESEVFFDARSSAFDYAEVFGGFDGLDFAISYDELVGPSKGVDDGSSDEAWTPAGTESLSDCSDHSGNSHCMSNGDSKQSFEESTEFCISYNKVDRESNGNISNGKIHVTQLEMLPGFSYLVDEGNPSPKATDDDPSLQTNDDNYLNIDFDTGKVKGKHPRKTMPPLVDNNDSGPLFEDNPISQNGYGRGVCRSREDFITVSEISLRTEPSQVPPPARPPPKFATKKRDYARRTLSCGESASELISDNDTLPLFDVEVDASSSAAASAAAMKEAMEKAQAQLQNAKDLWKRKKEGVHGRMRLDSKNDMREKDGKSSKIPNRFRTLANESGLGAGEIHGHEMSLSAREERQKDVRATEVCSAHYGGEELLTDAEKTLPIRSGGKFFVSENHDCCSEWKDATEFFELARADISSKEFDSVKDDAISNFVTAQIGVETNNAWENDKDQDKKANTFHTAHVLNEEVKNLENMVHGKEEDKIKLKPNIHETRQKEQVKLKIHQGVCDLEANDRKFGVAQGFMEMKKQMGCASDLEKREKPMEFRQLDCELRVEQPPVSPRDIEQEKKKVVERKESGNSLKESHIIENNANKMEATVNEKRGMFPEASEREKVEQKMRMFLEQPEDKKRLNLVLEDDNFMGQMACKRQLEGVHEMEDHGEKEKEAAKVGVSERPELAHVIEDDNKRAQDFQYREVCEKGVDDSFQDLNIEEMSRDVGRCKVTSMRVKDSQSSPDLNGTSLEHDGLKRLDDRHKVNSTIESQVHDLGISAAALQMKDDNDHLPIELACPRGMSEEFSIVDESGERNTTVIVNENIEFNRNPCVPGVCQPEVEHHKVPVEMEDADIQLSFDELIKRAAKETQFQSEIEHTQSEPTNSEDGLSSENSTSMDEGENIDKMEDMKSSLSLDRSDEKAGQADVCIEGFVGTKKFVTGMGSVPEHPESNLFCCMEDKGKSSDNVEDKGQKVPVQGVNARAEKGSGLKSTWQNISERTRKSGEFSCEVNANHAPERKEKNVNQNHTSKGKESERARSEAECENDILRKLEEEREREREREKDRMPIDRISLEPRDRVGAEARERVERAALERMTAEARQRALADARERLEKACAEARENSLAGKAAAMEARVKAERAAVERATAEARERAAEKAKFDNTSFGARERMERSVSDKFSASSRNNEMRQKTSSSGQPSLQSQSFGSATASRYAYYSAYDERYEGVDGESPQRCKARLERHQRTAERAAKALAEKNMRDLLAQREQAERNRLAETLDADVRRWSSGKEGNLRALLSTLQYILGPDSGWQPIHLTEVITAVAVKKAYRKATLCVHPDKLQQRGASIQQKYICEKVFDLLKEAWNKFNSEER; encoded by the exons ATGGATAATCTCTCACATTCTCGTCTCCCTAACAGGGGCTCTACCTCGCTTTCTAAGAAAATCTGTAATGGTAGTAATGGTGGTGGTCCTTTTGTTGCTCAAACTATCTACGACGACGTTTATGGCGGTCCTCCTAAGTTTGGAGTCTCTGCTTTGTCTCCTCGTTTTGAAGACTACGGTGAGATTTTCGGCAGCTTTCACGCGCTACGTGCTTCCTCGATTCCCATTCTCGATCTTCCTGCTGTTAATGAATCTGAGGTTTTCTTCGACGCTCGGAGCTCTGCATTTGACTACGCGGAGGTTTTTGGCGGGTTTGATGGTTtggattttgcgatttcttatGATGAATTGGTTGGGCCTTCTAAAGGCGTTGATGATGGCTCTTCCGACGAAGCTTG GACTCCAGCAGGAACTGAATCCTTGTCAGACTGTTCGGATCATTCTGGAAATTCTCATTGTATGTCAAATGGAGACTCTAAACAGTCGTTTGAAGAGAGCACCGAGTTTTGCATATCGTATAACAAGGTTGACCGAGAAAGTAATGGAAATATATCAAATGGGAAGATACACGTTACCCAGTTGGAGATGCTTCCTGGATTCTCATATCTGGTTGATGAAGGAAATCCCTCGCCAAAGGCAACAGATGATGATCCGTCACTGCAGACCAATGATGATAACTATCTCAATATAGATTTTGATACAGGAAAGGTGAAGGGCAAACATCCAAGGAAAACTATGCCACCCCTAGTGGACAATAATGACTCTGGACCATTATTTGAGGATAACCCTATTTCTCAAAATGGATATGGTAGAGGTGTTTGTCGTTCTCGCGAGGATTTCATAACTGTATCTGAAATTAGCCTTAGAACTGAACCCTCGCAAGTGCCACCACCTGCTCGACCTCCTCCCAAGTTTGCTACCAAAAAGAGGGACTACGCTAGAAGGACTTTGAGTTGTGGGGAATCTGCTTCTGAATTAATTTCGGACAATGATACTCTTCCTTTATTTGATGTGGAGGTAGATGCTAGCTCATCTGCAGCGGCCTCTGCTGCAGCTATGAAAGAAGCAATGGAAAAAGCTCAAGCACAGTTACAAAATGCAAAAGATTTgtggaagaggaagaaggaagGGGTCCATGGAAGGATGAGACTGGACTCAAAAAATGATATGAGAGAAAAGGATGGGAAATCGTCGAAGATTCCAAATCGATTTAGGACTTTGGCCAATGAAAGTGGGCTGGGTGCTGGGGAAATTCATGGCCATGAGATGAGTTTGTCTGCCAGAGAGGAGAGGCAAAAGGATGTGAGGGCAACTGAAGTTTGTTCAGCACACTATGGAGGAGAGGAACTTTTAACAGATGCTGAAAAGACCCTACCAATTAGAAGTGGGGGTAAATTTTTTGTGTCCGAGAACCATGATTGCTGCAGCGAATGGAAAGACGCCACAGAGTTTTTTGAATTGGCAAGAGCAGATATATCCAGTAAGGAATTTGATTCGGTGAAAGATGATGCAATTTCTAACTTTGTGACTGCACAAATTGGAGTAGAGACCAACAATGCATGGGAGAACGATAAAGATCAAGACAAGAAAGCAAACACATTCCATACAGCTCACGTTCTGAATGAGGAAGTGAAGAATTTGGAGAATATGGTTCAtggaaaggaggaagataagATCAAACTGAAGCCAAATATACACGAAACTAGGCAAAAAGAGCAGGTGAAATTAAAAATTCACCAAGGTGTTTGTGATCTTGAAGCAAATGATAGGAAATTTGGAGTTGCTCAAGGGTTTATGGAAATGAAAAAGCAAATGGGTTGTGCTAGCGATCTGGAGAAACGTGAAAAGCCTATGGAGTTTAGGCAATTGGACTGTGAGCTAAGGGTTGAGCAACCACCTGTTTCACCAAGGGATAttgaacaagaaaagaaaaaggttgtTGAAAGAAAGGAAAGTGGAAATAGTCTCAAGGAATCTCATATTATAGAAAACAATGCAAATAAAATGGAAGCCACTGTGAATGAGAAAAGAGGGATGTTCCCAGAGGCTTCTGAAAGGGAAAAGGTTGAGCAAAAAATGAGGATGTTCCTCGAGCAACCAGAAGATAAGAAAAGACTGAATTTGGTTCTTGAGGATGACAACTTTATGGGACAGATGGCTTGTAAAAGACAACTGGAAGGAGTTCATGAGATGGAAGATCAtggggaaaaggaaaaagaggcTGCCAAAGTTGGAGTCAGTGAGAGACCTGAGTTAGCTCATGTGATAGAAGATGACAACAAAAGGGCACAGGATTTTCAGTACAGAGAAGTATGTGAAAAAGGAGTCGATGATTCTTTCCAGGATTTGAACATTGAAGAGATGTCAAGAGATGTGGGTAGGTGTAAAGTGACTTCGATGCGGGTTAAAGATTCACAATCTAGTCCAGATCTCAACGGTACAAGTTTGGAGCATGATGGGTTAAAGAGATTGGATGATAGACACAAAGTAAATTCAACAATAGAATCTCAAGTGCATGATTTGGGAATATCTGCTGCTGCACTTCAAATGAAAGATGACAACGACCACTTACCCATTGAATTAGCATGTCCCAGAGGAATGTCTGAAGAATTCTCTATTGTAGATGAAAGTGGAGAGCGAAACACTACAGTTATAGTTAATGAAAATATTGAATTTAACAGAAATCCTTGTGTGCCAGGTGTGTGCCAGCCAGAGGTAGAACACCATAAAGTTCCAGTTGAAATGGAAGATGCAGATATACAACTATCTTTTGATGAATTGATTAAAAGAGCAGCCAAAGAAACGCAATTTCAATCCGAAATTGAACATACACAATCAGAACCAACTAACTCGGAAGACGGACTTTCATCTGAAAATTCAACAAGCATGGACGAGGGAGAGAACATAGACAAGATGGAAGATATGAAATCGTCACTTTCTCTGGATAGAAGTGATGAGAAGGCAGGCCAGGCAGATGTTTGCATTGAAGGGTTTGTAGGGACCAAGAAGTTTGTTACCGGAATGGGTTCTGTTCCTGAACATCCAGAAAGTAACTTGTTCTGTTGTATGGAAGATAAAGGGAAGTCCTCTGACAATGTTGAAGATAAGGGACAGAAAGTGCCAGTTCAGGGGGTCAATGCAAGGGCTGAGAAAGGAAGTGGATTGAAGTCAACGTGGCAAAATATTTCAGAAAGGACTCGGAAGAGTGGGGAATTCTCCTGTGAGGTCAATGCAAACCATGCCccagaaagaaaggaaaagaatgtAAACCAGAACCATACATCTAAAGGAAAAGAGAGTGAGAGAGCAAGGAGTGAAGCAGAATGTGAGAATGACATTCTTCGAAAATtggaagaagagagagaaagggagagggagagagagaaggaTAGAATGCCTATTGACAGGATTTCTCTTGAACCACGAGATAGAGTAGGTGCTGAAGCTCGTGAACGGGTAGAAAGGGCTGCTCTGGAGAGGATGACTGCCGAAGCCCGACAAAGAGCATTGGCTGACGCACGTGAAAGATTGGAAAAAGCATGTGCAGAGGCGAGAGAAAATTCATTGGCTGGGAAGGCAGCAGCTATGGAGGCAAGGGTAAAGGCAGAGCGTGCAGCTGTAGAGAGAGCAACTGCAGAGGCCAGGGAGCGAGCTGCAGAGAAAGCCAAGTTTGACAATACTTCTTTTGGGGCAAGAGAGAGAATGGAAAGATCTGTTTCTGACAAATTCTCTGCTTCTTCCAGAAATAATGAAATGAGACAGAAGACTTCATCCTCC GGTCAGCCTAGCCTACAATCTCAGAGCTTTGGCTCGGCCACTGCTTCAAGATATGCCTACTACTCGGCTTATGATG AGCGGTATGAGGGTGTTGATGGTGAATCACCTCAAAGGTGTAAAGCCAGATTAGAGAGGCATCAAAGAACAGCAGAACGTGCA GCAAAAGCTCTGGCAGAAAAAAATATGCGTGATCTTCTGGCACAAAGAGAGCAAGCTGAGAGAAAT AGATTAGCTGAGACATTGGATGCTGATGTTAGGAGATGGTCAAGTGGGAAGGAAGGGAACTTGCGTGCGTTGCTTTCTACATTGCAATAT
- the LOC103485062 gene encoding auxilin-like protein 1 isoform X3 translates to MDNLSHSRLPNRGSTSLSKKICNGSNGGGPFVAQTIYDDVYGGPPKFGVSALSPRFEDYGEIFGSFHALRASSIPILDLPAVNESEVFFDARSSAFDYAEVFGGFDGLDFAISYDELVGPSKGVDDGSSDEAWTPAGTESLSDCSDHSGNSHCMSNGDSKQSFEESTEFCISYNKVDRESNGNISNGKIHVTQLEMLPGFSYLVDEGNPSPKATDDDPSLQTNDDNYLNIDFDTGKVKGKHPRKTMPPLVDNNDSGPLFEDNPISQNGYGRGVCRSREDFITVSEISLRTEPSQVPPPARPPPKFATKKRDYARRTLSCGESASELISDNDTLPLFDVEVDASSSAAASAAAMKEAMEKAQAQLQNAKDLWKRKKEGVHGRMRLDSKNDMREKDGKSSKIPNRFRTLANESGLGAGEIHGHEMSLSAREERQKDVRATEVCSAHYGGEELLTDAEKTLPIRSGGKFFVSENHDCCSEWKDATEFFELARADISSKEFDSVKDDAISNFVTAQIGVETNNAWENDKDQDKKANTFHTAHVLNEEVKNLENMVHGKEEDKIKLKPNIHETRQKEQVKLKIHQGVCDLEANDRKFGVAQGFMEMKKQMGCASDLEKREKPMEFRQLDCELRVEQPPVSPRDIEQEKKKVVERKESGNSLKESHIIENNANKMEATVNEKRGMFPEASEREKVEQKMRMFLEQPEDKKRLNLVLEDDNFMGQMACKRQLEGVHEMEDHGEKEKEAAKVGVSERPELAHVIEDDNKRAQDFQYREVCEKGVDDSFQDLNIEEMSRDVGRCKVTSMRVKDSQSSPDLNGTSLEHDGLKRLDDRHKVNSTIESQVHDLGISAAALQMKDDNDHLPIELACPRGMSEEFSIVDESGERNTTVIVNENIEFNRNPCVPGVCQPEVEHHKVPVEMEDADIQLSFDELIKRAAKETQFQSEIEHTQSEPTNSEDGLSSENSTSMDEGENIDKMEDMKSSLSLDRSDEKAGQADVCIEGFVGTKKFVTGMGSVPEHPESNLFCCMEDKGKSSDNVEDKGQKVPVQGVNARAEKGSGLKSTWQNISERTRKSGEFSCEVNANHAPERKEKNVNQNHTSKGKESERARSEAECENDILRKLEEEREREREREKDRMPIDRISLEPRDRVGAEARERVERAALERMTAEARQRALADARERLEKACAEARENSLAGKAAAMEARVKAERAAVERATAEARERAAEKAKFDNTSFGARERMERSVSDKFSASSRNNEMRQKTSSSMDGGCQGQPSLQSQSFGSATASRYAYYSAYDERYEGVDGESPQRCKARLERHQRTAERAAKALAEKNMRDLLAQREQAERNRLAETLDADVRRWSSGKEGNLRALLSTLQYILGPDSGWQPIHLTEVITAVAVKKAYRKATLCVHPDKLQQRGASIQQKYICEKVFDLLKEAWNKFNSEER, encoded by the exons ATGGATAATCTCTCACATTCTCGTCTCCCTAACAGGGGCTCTACCTCGCTTTCTAAGAAAATCTGTAATGGTAGTAATGGTGGTGGTCCTTTTGTTGCTCAAACTATCTACGACGACGTTTATGGCGGTCCTCCTAAGTTTGGAGTCTCTGCTTTGTCTCCTCGTTTTGAAGACTACGGTGAGATTTTCGGCAGCTTTCACGCGCTACGTGCTTCCTCGATTCCCATTCTCGATCTTCCTGCTGTTAATGAATCTGAGGTTTTCTTCGACGCTCGGAGCTCTGCATTTGACTACGCGGAGGTTTTTGGCGGGTTTGATGGTTtggattttgcgatttcttatGATGAATTGGTTGGGCCTTCTAAAGGCGTTGATGATGGCTCTTCCGACGAAGCTTG GACTCCAGCAGGAACTGAATCCTTGTCAGACTGTTCGGATCATTCTGGAAATTCTCATTGTATGTCAAATGGAGACTCTAAACAGTCGTTTGAAGAGAGCACCGAGTTTTGCATATCGTATAACAAGGTTGACCGAGAAAGTAATGGAAATATATCAAATGGGAAGATACACGTTACCCAGTTGGAGATGCTTCCTGGATTCTCATATCTGGTTGATGAAGGAAATCCCTCGCCAAAGGCAACAGATGATGATCCGTCACTGCAGACCAATGATGATAACTATCTCAATATAGATTTTGATACAGGAAAGGTGAAGGGCAAACATCCAAGGAAAACTATGCCACCCCTAGTGGACAATAATGACTCTGGACCATTATTTGAGGATAACCCTATTTCTCAAAATGGATATGGTAGAGGTGTTTGTCGTTCTCGCGAGGATTTCATAACTGTATCTGAAATTAGCCTTAGAACTGAACCCTCGCAAGTGCCACCACCTGCTCGACCTCCTCCCAAGTTTGCTACCAAAAAGAGGGACTACGCTAGAAGGACTTTGAGTTGTGGGGAATCTGCTTCTGAATTAATTTCGGACAATGATACTCTTCCTTTATTTGATGTGGAGGTAGATGCTAGCTCATCTGCAGCGGCCTCTGCTGCAGCTATGAAAGAAGCAATGGAAAAAGCTCAAGCACAGTTACAAAATGCAAAAGATTTgtggaagaggaagaaggaagGGGTCCATGGAAGGATGAGACTGGACTCAAAAAATGATATGAGAGAAAAGGATGGGAAATCGTCGAAGATTCCAAATCGATTTAGGACTTTGGCCAATGAAAGTGGGCTGGGTGCTGGGGAAATTCATGGCCATGAGATGAGTTTGTCTGCCAGAGAGGAGAGGCAAAAGGATGTGAGGGCAACTGAAGTTTGTTCAGCACACTATGGAGGAGAGGAACTTTTAACAGATGCTGAAAAGACCCTACCAATTAGAAGTGGGGGTAAATTTTTTGTGTCCGAGAACCATGATTGCTGCAGCGAATGGAAAGACGCCACAGAGTTTTTTGAATTGGCAAGAGCAGATATATCCAGTAAGGAATTTGATTCGGTGAAAGATGATGCAATTTCTAACTTTGTGACTGCACAAATTGGAGTAGAGACCAACAATGCATGGGAGAACGATAAAGATCAAGACAAGAAAGCAAACACATTCCATACAGCTCACGTTCTGAATGAGGAAGTGAAGAATTTGGAGAATATGGTTCAtggaaaggaggaagataagATCAAACTGAAGCCAAATATACACGAAACTAGGCAAAAAGAGCAGGTGAAATTAAAAATTCACCAAGGTGTTTGTGATCTTGAAGCAAATGATAGGAAATTTGGAGTTGCTCAAGGGTTTATGGAAATGAAAAAGCAAATGGGTTGTGCTAGCGATCTGGAGAAACGTGAAAAGCCTATGGAGTTTAGGCAATTGGACTGTGAGCTAAGGGTTGAGCAACCACCTGTTTCACCAAGGGATAttgaacaagaaaagaaaaaggttgtTGAAAGAAAGGAAAGTGGAAATAGTCTCAAGGAATCTCATATTATAGAAAACAATGCAAATAAAATGGAAGCCACTGTGAATGAGAAAAGAGGGATGTTCCCAGAGGCTTCTGAAAGGGAAAAGGTTGAGCAAAAAATGAGGATGTTCCTCGAGCAACCAGAAGATAAGAAAAGACTGAATTTGGTTCTTGAGGATGACAACTTTATGGGACAGATGGCTTGTAAAAGACAACTGGAAGGAGTTCATGAGATGGAAGATCAtggggaaaaggaaaaagaggcTGCCAAAGTTGGAGTCAGTGAGAGACCTGAGTTAGCTCATGTGATAGAAGATGACAACAAAAGGGCACAGGATTTTCAGTACAGAGAAGTATGTGAAAAAGGAGTCGATGATTCTTTCCAGGATTTGAACATTGAAGAGATGTCAAGAGATGTGGGTAGGTGTAAAGTGACTTCGATGCGGGTTAAAGATTCACAATCTAGTCCAGATCTCAACGGTACAAGTTTGGAGCATGATGGGTTAAAGAGATTGGATGATAGACACAAAGTAAATTCAACAATAGAATCTCAAGTGCATGATTTGGGAATATCTGCTGCTGCACTTCAAATGAAAGATGACAACGACCACTTACCCATTGAATTAGCATGTCCCAGAGGAATGTCTGAAGAATTCTCTATTGTAGATGAAAGTGGAGAGCGAAACACTACAGTTATAGTTAATGAAAATATTGAATTTAACAGAAATCCTTGTGTGCCAGGTGTGTGCCAGCCAGAGGTAGAACACCATAAAGTTCCAGTTGAAATGGAAGATGCAGATATACAACTATCTTTTGATGAATTGATTAAAAGAGCAGCCAAAGAAACGCAATTTCAATCCGAAATTGAACATACACAATCAGAACCAACTAACTCGGAAGACGGACTTTCATCTGAAAATTCAACAAGCATGGACGAGGGAGAGAACATAGACAAGATGGAAGATATGAAATCGTCACTTTCTCTGGATAGAAGTGATGAGAAGGCAGGCCAGGCAGATGTTTGCATTGAAGGGTTTGTAGGGACCAAGAAGTTTGTTACCGGAATGGGTTCTGTTCCTGAACATCCAGAAAGTAACTTGTTCTGTTGTATGGAAGATAAAGGGAAGTCCTCTGACAATGTTGAAGATAAGGGACAGAAAGTGCCAGTTCAGGGGGTCAATGCAAGGGCTGAGAAAGGAAGTGGATTGAAGTCAACGTGGCAAAATATTTCAGAAAGGACTCGGAAGAGTGGGGAATTCTCCTGTGAGGTCAATGCAAACCATGCCccagaaagaaaggaaaagaatgtAAACCAGAACCATACATCTAAAGGAAAAGAGAGTGAGAGAGCAAGGAGTGAAGCAGAATGTGAGAATGACATTCTTCGAAAATtggaagaagagagagaaagggagagggagagagagaaggaTAGAATGCCTATTGACAGGATTTCTCTTGAACCACGAGATAGAGTAGGTGCTGAAGCTCGTGAACGGGTAGAAAGGGCTGCTCTGGAGAGGATGACTGCCGAAGCCCGACAAAGAGCATTGGCTGACGCACGTGAAAGATTGGAAAAAGCATGTGCAGAGGCGAGAGAAAATTCATTGGCTGGGAAGGCAGCAGCTATGGAGGCAAGGGTAAAGGCAGAGCGTGCAGCTGTAGAGAGAGCAACTGCAGAGGCCAGGGAGCGAGCTGCAGAGAAAGCCAAGTTTGACAATACTTCTTTTGGGGCAAGAGAGAGAATGGAAAGATCTGTTTCTGACAAATTCTCTGCTTCTTCCAGAAATAATGAAATGAGACAGAAGACTTCATCCTCC ATGGATGGTGGATGTCAGGGTCAGCCTAGCCTACAATCTCAGAGCTTTGGCTCGGCCACTGCTTCAAGATATGCCTACTACTCGGCTTATGATG AGCGGTATGAGGGTGTTGATGGTGAATCACCTCAAAGGTGTAAAGCCAGATTAGAGAGGCATCAAAGAACAGCAGAACGTGCA GCAAAAGCTCTGGCAGAAAAAAATATGCGTGATCTTCTGGCACAAAGAGAGCAAGCTGAGAGAAAT AGATTAGCTGAGACATTGGATGCTGATGTTAGGAGATGGTCAAGTGGGAAGGAAGGGAACTTGCGTGCGTTGCTTTCTACATTGCAATAT